AAGAGGCAAAGATTTGAAAGGTTCTTGCATGAAGCTGTCAAAGAATAATATATAAACATTGTATAAGTCCGACCATGATGATAAACCAAAACCAGAACAATGTGATATACACTCGTTCCACCAAAGAACAGAAAAATCTTACCAAGTAAACATACTCCTAGCTTCGAGAGAGTTTACAATGACGCCATCATAGCTTCAAGATAAGAAGAAAGAAAATGATGAATGATCAGAAATCATCTCATTGACCAAGTCAAGTCAACTTAGTTTCTGCACTAGAATAATAGAAGATAAGAATCTATAATGCACTGGATCAAACTCAGATCCATCCACATTATCATATTAAACCAAATCATTAAATTAATTATAGCCTTCAAGATTAATTCCAAGCTTTGAATTAATCAAGCAAAGGGAAGTGCAATTTACATACGAGAGCCAGTCAATAACACAGCCTGATGGATGCTTAGCCTCGAGTATAGTGACTGGAACTCCCATTTGCTGCCAAACTCCATGAACTGGACCGTCTTCGAGTGAGTACACCTATCCAAGACAACTGTTATCATCACTTCATATTACTAAAGGTACACACAAATGCATACCTCGATTGCATATCCAATCTCTAGCAGCGCATTGGAGACAGTCACCATTTTCATCTGTTGAGCATCAGCTAACAAATCCGCAAAAACCTTAAAGAAGAGAAAACCTTCAGATCTCTCACAATGGATCAAGTTTCTTTACCTAGAAGCTAAAGAACTGACCAGAGCTAGCTTCGGCTTTCGAAATCCAAAACGCTGCGTAGTAGTAGCAGTGAGATTGAAACCATCACTAGTACTTGTTTGAGCAGCATCTCTCCGGAATTTCATCAGAAGCTTGGTAGGCTCGAATCTAACACCCTCGCCGAAATCGAAAACCCCACTCTCCTTGAAAACGATCAAATCAGGTGGGAGAAGCTCCTCCTTCTTGCTCCTCCACGGCGGTTTATCCGATTTGTCGACGACGACGAGACCGGGGAGGAACATCTGGAAGAGGACGACGAAGAAGAAGAAGACGCACATGGTGCAGATCAACTGGATGTAGTTGAGCTTCTTGAACAGGAAGAATCTCGATAGCCTCGATCTGTTTCTCTGCAAGAACGGGTGTTGCCTTCCCCATCTCGCGGCGGCGGCCTCTCGCTTCGCCGGAATCCCAGATTCCAGAGATCCCATTGAAGTAATTACATGCAACTCCGGCGAGATTACGGATAATGCGACGAAATCTAGTCACGAGAAAGAGCAGTGGAAGTGCGTGTGGTTAATTCAGTTGATGACGTAGAGAGAGAGAGAGAGTGAAAGCAGCGGAAGCGCACAGATGCGTAGATTCTTTCTTGTGAGCTTATTAGTAAAAGCTAAGGAGAGAGAGAGAGAGAGGGAAGCTGTTTGTTTCTTTGGCGTCAATATGGCTGGCAGAATCGAAGGAGACTGTGTAAGCTGCGCGGATTCGAAGGGAGGAAGTCCAAAGAATTATTTTCTTCCTTTGTCCGTCTAATTTCACCTTTTTATTTTATTTTATTTATTTTTCCTTCATTTTGGTCAGATTTCTATCCTTTTAGAGATTTTAATTTGTTTTTTTTCTAATTATGTTAGAGAAAGAGAAATATTATCTTGTTATTAGTTATATTTCACGCGTAGTTTACTTTATTGAAATCCGATCGACCATTAATCATGCATAAAACTGGAAAACAAAACACAAAAGAAAAAATTCAATAAATATATAAATCATATCTGGAAAATAAATGTCTAGTGAACCAACATTTTTTTTTTGACATCCGTGAACTAACATTATTATTTAGGCGTAAGGAACACTTATTTATAGCCGCTGGTCTGATAATTTTCATTTGTGATTTGCATTTTCGGTAAATCTTACACGAGAAGCATCCTCCAGAAAGCCTATAAATTTTAAAATCAGTCACATGTTTGTAAAGTATGGATGATTTATATATACACATCAACTACAGTGTGTTAAAATAAAATAAATGAAATATAAAGCAAGTGGACCCTCATATCATATGCTAGCTGTCAGTCTTAGTTTTGGATTTTTTAATGAATTTTACGCACCTCGTTGTCAATTAGTATCATTCCAGTTCTTCATATGTGTCAGATTTTTCTATCAACAGTTTAAAGATTTTTATCTTTCTAGATATATATTTGTAGAGTACACCAGTCCAATAAAATCAGCAAAATACTTTTGTTTAACAATTTTACCGCTAAAAGGTGTAAAAATCCATGATCAGGATTTGATTCTTCTCATTGCAACATCAGTTAAATTTGACAACTGCAAATGCCATAATTGAATGAAGTAATCATAGAAATGGCAGACAAAATATCAATTATAGCTTGGATCAAACAAACAAAAATGTCAATTATAGGCTTATAGCAGTACGTAATTTGATCCACTGTATTTGTGTGTATACGACTTGAATGAAGTAATCAAATAGAATTTTACCCGACACAATGTCAATTATAGCATTTTTGACATAACATTACTTAAATGGATATAACACTCACAACTTTAAAAGACTCCTACAAAAAGTTACTCTTAACTTTCTTTCCACAGGCCTCTAAAACAATAAAAGAGGGTGCGACCAAAACAATCTCTTTTTTTTGCGCCATTTGAATTTACTCTAAATTTCCTAAAGGGGACTCAAGAGCATGATCATCCACTAACCATAGACCATAGTCACGGAAACGTTTGATCTTCTTTTCAAAACCAACAATGTAGTTATTGTGGATGATCACATGCTTCCCCTTTGTGTCCTTTACCCATGTCTTGTTCTTGAAGTACAATCCTCCTGTTGGAAACGCTGCCTGAGGAAGCAAGTAGAGATCCACCTGCACAACACCCAAAGATCCCCAACAAAAGAGTTTAGAGTAGCTCAAAAAGGTTTAATCTTTTGAGACAGTTTTTTTACGGTGGAACTTGGAGGAAACAATATACATCTACCTGATGAGCTGTTTTCAAAAGTGCCCAGTTAAAACCAGGCTGGTCATTTGCTTTCTTAGCTTTGGACCAAGGTTGGTCTTGAAGTTCCTCAATCCATTTCCTCATCAGAAGCTTTGCGCCACTAGTGGGGCGCAAGAAAATCATGCAGCTACAAATATAAGGCCTTCCTTTTTTACCCGGAGGCGGTAAATCATGAGAATGATCCAACGGCTTAATCTGCCACCAAAAAAAATCAATAAAGAAAACAATAAACAATCTGAATAGTAGTCAAGGAGAGAGAGAGAGTTTAAGTACAGCAGTCATGTCATCCATGAAGTATGCATCATGCCTTCCTTCCAAATACTTGAAGGGATCTTGGAGCCAGACCATATCAACATCGTTGTACATAACACTGTAACCTAGCTCCACAATTTGCAAGAGATGCTGCGGCCTCCTAGCTGTGAAGTTGAAGAAACCCTAAGATTCAGATAATGATCCTTTAGTTAACAAAGATGATTCCAACAAATTTGATCAAAATCAACAAGCAGGGGATTGATGGATACATAATCATTCAAATTCGATCAAAATTAGAAAGAAAAATGGATGCTGACTAAACAATGAAGTAACCTCAGTTGCACCGTACCGCACTTTGATTCTGTTATGCTTATATAACAAACTTTGATTCCGTCCCGCGCTTATATTTATCAGATCTAAGTGAGACAAGTATGATAACAACTAATCCATTTACAGTTAAGGAGATCTTAGAGATAAAAGATTATACAATACCTGGGAGCCGAACTTGTGAGCGGTTTGAGAATCGAACGCGGGAGGGATGAGAACGGCGTGACCAGGCCACCTCTCGTTAACCTTGTAGAGAGTAGCGTAATCCTCAGCGATCACGAGGACTTTGTCCTGGTGCTTCTGCCTCGAGACGCTGATCAGCCAGTTGTTGAGGAAAGGCAAGTAAGCATAGCTCACGGCGCAGACGATCACGGTGCCGTTCTTAGCTGCGAACTGAACGGCTTGAGCGAGGGAGTAGTCGCGCCACTTGGACTGCGAAGGAGAGAGCGTGTTTGTTGGGAAGGGGAATAAGGGAGATCCAGCCCAGGGTAGGAATACGCCCAGGATTACGAGGAGTGCGAGGAGGAGGAGGAGGAGGAGGGGGCCGTTGCGGGAGAGGAGGGAGATGGGACGGTTAGAGAGTGAAGAGTTTGAGAGATGAGATGAAGAGAAAGGGTTTTGGATGGGGCGCTGGTGAAGGTACTTTTGCTGCGCCATTGTTGTACAAGCAAAATTGGGAGAGAGATGTATACAAGAAATGGGTTGATTTCAATACATATACAGATTTGGGATTTTCTGGAGAATTTTCGGGGAAGAAGATAGTGTAGATCTGATGATGATATGGTGTGGAGTGAGAGAGAGAGAGAGAGAGAGAGAGAGAGATCTCAAACACAACGAAGAACAACAATGGCGATTTGGAATCGTATTTCTCATTTCTTCCGGTTTAATTTTAATCTGTCGGGTTACTGCTGGATCTGTCGGTGTTGGATGGGCCGTTAGTTTAAAAACGTTGGGCTTAAGCATCTTGGACCTATCATGTGCCATGCAATAACCAAAGCTTTTCGCGCTTGCTCAGAAATTTCAATTGTTTTCTCTCCCGCGCCCAATGTTTTTTTTGTTTCTTACATATCTATCTTTCCTGTCTGCATTCAGAAACCAAATCGTTGTTGTCGGAACAACGGACAATAGGAGAGATGGCCGGCGAAAACGCGGCGGCGAATGCAATATGTTCAATCTGTTACGAAGATCTAAAACCGGTGGCTGAGAATCTGCAATCGATCTCCGCCTGTGGCCACGTCTTTCACGAACTATGGTTAGTACTGTAACTGCACAATCAATGATCTTCTAAGAGCCCATGTCTTTTTGCTAATCGATTTTTCGTGGAACTCTAGTTTGCAGCAATGGTTCGAGTACTGCCCGAGCACGAACAAACGAAACTGTCCGATTTGCAAGCAGAAGTGCCACCTAAAGGATCCTTTCCGGCTCTACTTTCAATCTTCCGGGAACCAAACCGATTCGATTGCATCGCAAAAGGTTGAGGAAGATCCGGTCTTGTTGAGAGGAGAAGTGAAGCGGCTCCAAGGGAAGATACAGAACCTTGCTTCAGTTCTGGAGGGGCAGCAAAAGCAGAATCTTGAAGTCTCCGACCAGGTAAGCACATAAGGGATGAGTAGAAACATTTGCATACAAGACCCATTTGATTAGTAGAATCGTGCTAAGAAGATAAAGCATAAGGTTATGTTATTATAAATTTATAATCTTTTTGGATTGCTTCTTAGTTGCATCAGTGCAAGGAGCAATTGAAGGAGGACAAAGCAAGAAGGTGGGAGGCTCTACAAGAGATATCAACGACACAACTCTTGCTTAAAGTAAAGTCAGAGGTATAAAACTAAACTAAACTCATCAATGATCCTTAGGTTAGTACAAGTTCGTGTTGAGTTTCTTATTACTATTATGTTTTGTTTTGTGAAAGGAATGTGTTCAGCTTACTTCTAAGTGCGCTAAGCTACAAGACAGAACTATGGCTCTTGCCAAGGAGCTCGCTGCGCTTAAACTGTGGGTTAAATATTTTGGTATTTTTCCTTTTAACGGTTTTCAGACAGTGAAACATTCAGTCTTTTGGTGAGCCTAATATATCTTGTTTTGAGCATTCAGGGTTTCCGATCTAAGCTTGGATGAAGATGATGTTATGAAGCTCGCCATGCTAGGGAATAATGCAAAGACCAAAGATACTATAGATACACTTGTCAAGTCCTTGGTTATCCGAAACAGGTATACACATTTCATATGTTTTTTTGAGCTTCCCTGTTCTCATTTTTTGTCAGGACTCAATTCATTATCTTCCTTTAGTCATATCTGCACAAGTGTAATGTGGTTTAAGCTGATCAGTTCAGTAGCCTGTTTGGTCACTGAAAATACACAATTAAATAAGCAAGTACATTTCGTTTTTGAAATCTTTAATACCAAAACATTCTTGTGTATATATCCACCTCCTACAGGAGTTATAAAGAGTTGCTGGCCAAATGCAATCAGCTGGGTAGAGGAGAAGCTCGGTCTTCTGAGAAACTTGAGAAAGCTATGGAAAAGATGGATAGACTAAAGGTTAGAGTCTTTCTGTTCTTGTATTTCATCTTAGCTGTTTTTTTTTAATCCAGCTCATGTTATCTTTTTTCAACTGAGCAGAAGCGAGTGAGGGAACTTGAGATGATCGCTGAAGAGAGTGAGAACAGAGCTCTAAGGGATATAAAAGTTTCAAAGAACTGCAGTGACAGACAAGTCTCCAAGCCTGCAACAGAGAGCTTTGTTTCTTTCAGAATGCCTCCATCAGGCAACATAGTTGAGAAAATCTCTACACCACTTGGTAAATTTGAGAAGAATGATGGCTTCACCATTCCTGAATCGTGCTTAAGGGGAAGAGGAGACTCTATTTCTCGCAAACCAGAGACGGTTATCGAGATAGATGATGATGTTCCTGAAACCACAAATTCTGGCTTCAGATATTCGGATTCTGTTATGAAAGATGAGAAGAGTGAAGATAGTAATGTTCAGGATGATCCCGTGATCAAGGATATAAAGTTTAACATCAGAGAAAGTCCAGCACCATCATTCTCAACTCGGAACAATGGTACTTCTGCATACATCATCCATCATTTTATGTTCTTGAGTGAAGTAGATTTGAAGATTGTTCAAAACTCAATGCAGGTGCTGGAGACATTTGGTTTTCAAATGGAAACAATCAAAATCTCAGAAGATGGGAAACGAGTCCTTCACTAGGAGGTCATGTCTCAGGCAAGAATGATCTAATCTCTGTTGGACCTGATGGGAAAGGTGGAAGAATCAAGGTGTTGAGATCCAAACCCCAATTTTCTGTGAGTTTTTTTCGTTGCTTCTACTCATCAGTCTCCATAAACTTAGTGATCCTCCTCTCACTATGCTAACCTTCATTCATCTCGAAATCAGGAAATTAAAACCTTCTCACTTGCGTTCTTTTAGATTATGTTTCACTTACTAGACATTTCCACAGTTTCTAATATCTGGTACTTTGCCTAAAGTCGTTGTTCTCTATTTGCATAGAACGCCAATGCAAGCTCAGGAAGTGGTAAGAGATTCAAGGTTGGAAGTAAAACAAGTGGTTCGTCGTCTCAAGGCTGTCTGCAGATCGAACAATTTTTTGGGAAATCCAATCGCTAACATTTCGAGGCCTAAATGAGAATCTTAACTTTTTGGAACAAAAAAAAACACCAAAGCCACCCATGTATTGATGTCAAACTCTTCAAATGTAATCACATGCAAATAAATACATGGGCTGTTTTTGTTCTGGATAAGATTTAACCATATAATGTATGCGGAGTGTTTGCGGCACATAAGAAAACCTCACAGTCTCGCACTTATTATAACTTCCGACTCACGGAAACATTGAGATTTGAGCTACAGATTTCGAAAAACAGAAACCTAAAATAGATCATGCAAATCATAGGACTCGAAAGTACATCAAAATCTACCACTGTTATTTATAAGCATCCACATACCACAAGCAGCAAGAGAAACAGACTTCATAAACTCTTTTTTTTTAGAGGATTGTGGGCAGAGCAGAGTTACTTGTAGCCAAAGCCAAGGTCCAGTTCATGACCCATAGAGCCCTGACGATTAGGGCCACCGGCTTGACCCATTACGGGCGACTGCTTGGATGGGTCTATCCTCTGGTGAATCCCCAAGAGTGCCTGAAGTGAAGCTGGATGATCAACTCTGTTGACTTGAGAACCTGAAAAGACACAAAAACGAAATATATGTTTTGAGAGACCAACTCAAGTGAAGAGCAAACTCCAGTCCACAAAAGGTTTTGAATCCAGGGCAAAAAAAATGAGCGGAAGTTTGAATTTTTTAAGGGGTAAATATAATAGGAAATGGTTTGATCACCTTTTGTTATACCTGGTGGCATACCGTAGTTGGGCTGGCGATGAGCGAAGGGAATGCCCTGTGATGGATTCAATTCGGGGATGAGACCCTGCATTTGGTTGTTTACATTAGGAGAGTGATGGTGTGGTGGAGCACCACCGGGGAATCCTTGCATTAGATGCTGGCGTTGCAGGTTGTCTTGCATATGCACCATATGTGGCGGAAGACGATCAAACTCGGGAAGTCCACTAGTTGTTGAATTCTGGAAAGGTGGACGATGGTGAATGATGTTTGGTGGAAACCGGTGATTTGGTGAAGAATCCTGATGTTGACCTCTGATGCTTCCTTGGCCCATGAAATCGAGCTGAGGTTTTACATGAGCATATTGTTGGGGATGATGTTGAAGAAAGGGACCATCTTGAACTCCCATTGTTGGTCTTTCGTTCCTTGGACCAGAGTTTAAAGCGGCTAGCTTGTCAGAGATGTCGAAAGTTACTTCAAGCTCCTGATTATGAGATCCTGGAGAAGACATGTATTTTACAGGATCGCCAACGCCAAGGAAGTTACCATCTCCTGGAAGGCCTTGTAGCCCTCCGGGGAGACCGTCAGGTCTGATTTGATTTCTTTGGCTCAGTTCACCCATAGACCTGTCTGATCGTAGCGTGACCACAGGAGCATCAGTAACCGTAGCTCTTCCAGAGGCTGGTTCTCCAATTGACTGCAGTTCATTCATGAAGGCACTCCCAAACAGATTCTCAAGAGTCAAAGACTTCTCTGGTGCAAGTACTTCTCCGGCAGTACTTGCTTTCACAGATGGTGGTAGTCTAGTCTCTATGACCGTATCTTGACTTTTTGGGTCGGCACTTCTCTGTAATAAAGAAAGAAGGTGCTGCGAAGCCTGGTCATCAACAGATGCTTTCCGTTGTTTGGTCTTCTTCACTGAAGAAACACTAAAGTCTTGGTCAACTGGCAATGGAGGAGGAGGAGGAGGAGGATAGATTTCACTAACTTCTGACAGAATAGACTGCTCAAGATCTTCACAAGTAAGAACAGGTGGAGCAGCTGTTACTGGTTTAGTTGAGGAAGTGTTGCTTAACTTATCAATGCTTTTAGTGGCATGGCCTTGATAAGGAAAATCCATCGAAAATTCACCCTTAGGTTTTGTCTCAAAGGTTGGCAATTTATCTGCACCTTGAAGTAGTGACAGTAAGCCTCCTGGTGGCCTGCTGGATGGGGGATCTTCGACAGGCTTGTTATCTGCACCGATATTTTTTTTGTTAGAGAGAGAGCAAGAGAGGTCTTGAATTATTATCTTTGTATGGAAAACGTTACTATTCTTGCATAACAGTCTGCCGATTACCTTCTTCAAGGAATAGATGTGCGAACTTTGAGGATTTAACAGGCTGAGGGCTCCGTGTCTCTTCAACTTTTTCTACAACTTTCTACAAAGAATGTGGACATTTGTAAGGTTAAATGAGCTTGTTCGAATTCCACACGGAAACTATGTATATGCAAGTACATGACCATTTCCGTCATTCCCTTAAGAGGCATTAGACTTTGTTTATAAATATCACATGGGTCATTCTTTGCTCACTAAGAGAACAGACACATCATGTTTGTCTATAGTCCCCAGGGTCAATACATCATAAAGGAAAAAGGCTCAATTACGACTGGGTAGTGGACACTAAATCAGAAACAATTATACACCATTAGGACCAAAACGAAGTGCATATCAAACAGATTCACAAGGATAGCATAAATGCAGGAGCTATCAAGGGAAATGAGCTAATTGAAGTAGATCGAATGAATAAACTCACCTTATAAGAGGAGGCACCAGTATTCAAATTTATAGCGGTGTTGAATATCTTATCGAGAATTGATGGCCCATCCTCCAAGCTTTTCTTGTGTTCTAGCGTCACTGGAGCCTGTTCAGTTTTTATAGGATATCCCTGAGCTTCAGCAGCGGTTGAGATGGAGGAAAGATTTTCAAAACTTTTGTCCTGATTAACTGTATTTGTAGATATTCCTACAAATGAAGGTATATTAGCAGCCTTTTCACTTGTGTCAGGGGAGTAGACACGAACAGCTTCACCTTCTACCAGCATCACACTTGAGC
The DNA window shown above is from Brassica oleracea var. oleracea cultivar TO1000 chromosome C3, BOL, whole genome shotgun sequence and carries:
- the LOC106334797 gene encoding uncharacterized protein LOC106334797 isoform X1 translates to MSIPDEQQFAMDQLVGTNDESNKKPRISYTRNFLLSLKDKDVCKKLPNLPSEFNDLLLRHTEDPSPERLRIPGDLRRNDYSSSPPTRGELGSNSRGTHGRWEGRSGSGGWNDKDADSSHSDRDPGERGRRSGLPSRRPWQPPEHDGLLGKGSFPKPSGFGAGSSDPRSQSNDTYQLRRSNEPYHPPRPYKAEPYTRRDTRDSLKDETFGASDSTSEDRAEEERQRRASFELLRKEHQKVFQERQKSSPDLRKNDFDFTELLGESKDEKERPSRSDEVHNTPSDPGSSNHSFPPQSNAPRPLVPPGFASTVLERKQGGKPQAETSQHERSPLNPKGVNMVNAGITIGSSVMLVEGEAVRVYSPDTSEKAANIPSFVGISTNTVNQDKSFENLSSISTAAEAQGYPIKTEQAPVTLEHKKSLEDGPSILDKIFNTAINLNTGASSYKKVVEKVEETRSPQPVKSSKFAHLFLEEDNKPVEDPPSSRPPGGLLSLLQGADKLPTFETKPKGEFSMDFPYQGHATKSIDKLSNTSSTKPVTAAPPVLTCEDLEQSILSEVSEIYPPPPPPPLPVDQDFSVSSVKKTKQRKASVDDQASQHLLSLLQRSADPKSQDTVIETRLPPSVKASTAGEVLAPEKSLTLENLFGSAFMNELQSIGEPASGRATVTDAPVVTLRSDRSMGELSQRNQIRPDGLPGGLQGLPGDGNFLGVGDPVKYMSSPGSHNQELEVTFDISDKLAALNSGPRNERPTMGVQDGPFLQHHPQQYAHVKPQLDFMGQGSIRGQHQDSSPNHRFPPNIIHHRPPFQNSTTSGLPEFDRLPPHMVHMQDNLQRQHLMQGFPGGAPPHHHSPNVNNQMQGLIPELNPSQGIPFAHRQPNYGMPPGITKGSQVNRVDHPASLQALLGIHQRIDPSKQSPVMGQAGGPNRQGSMGHELDLGFGYK
- the LOC106334797 gene encoding uncharacterized protein LOC106334797 isoform X2, coding for MSIPDEQQFAMDQLVGTNDESNKKPRISYTRNFLLSLKDKDVCKKLPNLPSEFNDLLLRHTEDPSPERLRIPGDLRRNDYSSSPPTRGELGSNSRGTHGRWEGRSGSGGWNDKDADSSHSDRDPERGRRSGLPSRRPWQPPEHDGLLGKGSFPKPSGFGAGSSDPRSQSNDTYQLRRSNEPYHPPRPYKAEPYTRRDTRDSLKDETFGASDSTSEDRAEEERQRRASFELLRKEHQKVFQERQKSSPDLRKNDFDFTELLGESKDEKERPSRSDEVHNTPSDPGSSNHSFPPQSNAPRPLVPPGFASTVLERKQGGKPQAETSQHERSPLNPKGVNMVNAGITIGSSVMLVEGEAVRVYSPDTSEKAANIPSFVGISTNTVNQDKSFENLSSISTAAEAQGYPIKTEQAPVTLEHKKSLEDGPSILDKIFNTAINLNTGASSYKKVVEKVEETRSPQPVKSSKFAHLFLEEDNKPVEDPPSSRPPGGLLSLLQGADKLPTFETKPKGEFSMDFPYQGHATKSIDKLSNTSSTKPVTAAPPVLTCEDLEQSILSEVSEIYPPPPPPPLPVDQDFSVSSVKKTKQRKASVDDQASQHLLSLLQRSADPKSQDTVIETRLPPSVKASTAGEVLAPEKSLTLENLFGSAFMNELQSIGEPASGRATVTDAPVVTLRSDRSMGELSQRNQIRPDGLPGGLQGLPGDGNFLGVGDPVKYMSSPGSHNQELEVTFDISDKLAALNSGPRNERPTMGVQDGPFLQHHPQQYAHVKPQLDFMGQGSIRGQHQDSSPNHRFPPNIIHHRPPFQNSTTSGLPEFDRLPPHMVHMQDNLQRQHLMQGFPGGAPPHHHSPNVNNQMQGLIPELNPSQGIPFAHRQPNYGMPPGITKGSQVNRVDHPASLQALLGIHQRIDPSKQSPVMGQAGGPNRQGSMGHELDLGFGYK